The Mucilaginibacter mallensis genome has a segment encoding these proteins:
- a CDS encoding sensor histidine kinase — MQISSKELFNLIVILSAIFLIAPLFMMIFIFAYNKRKKRHAEEKKLLQRNFEHELLRTRMEVREQTLQTVAADLHDNIGQLLSLTRVTLSSIDPADPAKTKDKVNTAEQLTSRSIRELRQLSHLLYGHELPGQRLEAAISAELEWLNKSGSYELFWEPRGIITDPRAKDKEIILFRLFQEILNNVIKHAGASQIRVKLSQEPGGLSLSVADNGCGFDVKEAVKKADGMGLQNIARRTELIGGKALFDSVSGEGTTIIIHLAYL; from the coding sequence ATGCAGATATCGTCAAAGGAACTCTTTAACCTGATCGTCATCCTATCGGCCATATTCCTGATCGCGCCGCTGTTTATGATGATCTTTATTTTTGCGTACAACAAACGAAAAAAGAGGCACGCGGAGGAAAAAAAGCTACTACAGCGAAACTTCGAGCACGAACTGCTGCGGACACGGATGGAAGTCAGGGAACAGACATTACAAACCGTAGCTGCCGACCTGCATGACAATATCGGTCAGTTGCTCAGTCTGACCAGGGTAACCTTAAGCTCGATCGATCCTGCGGACCCGGCAAAAACAAAAGATAAGGTCAATACCGCCGAGCAGTTGACCAGTCGCTCGATCAGGGAACTCCGGCAGCTTTCTCACCTCTTATATGGCCATGAACTGCCCGGGCAAAGGCTGGAAGCCGCCATCTCGGCAGAACTGGAATGGTTGAATAAATCCGGCAGCTACGAATTATTTTGGGAACCCAGGGGTATCATTACAGATCCAAGGGCCAAAGACAAAGAGATCATCCTGTTCCGGCTATTTCAGGAAATCCTCAATAACGTGATCAAGCACGCCGGGGCAAGCCAGATCCGGGTAAAGCTCTCGCAGGAACCGGGGGGCCTAAGCCTATCAGTAGCCGACAATGGCTGCGGGTTCGATGTCAAGGAAGCGGTGAAAAAGGCCGATGGAATGGGCCTCCAAAATATCGCCCGGCGCACGGAACTCATCGGTGGCAAAGCCCTGTTTGATTCCGTATCCGGTGAAGGAACAACGATTATTATTCATTTAGCCTATCTTTAA
- a CDS encoding zinc-dependent metalloprotease, translating to MINRVIIITFCLAGIGASYAQPHKEKSQSNTVATPADTAKKPAKVKVRPYKDVVTADAITTKGLITIHKIDDRYLFEIPYAIFNKDLLIMSRIAAASADMRIGRGGDGYAGDPIGGTIIQFEKGPANKLFIRKMSYSEYSKDSTQAMYASVKRNTMQPIVAAFPIAAYKPDSTAVVVDMTDYINSDNDLFYFGSAIQKQLLHIGNQQNDRSYVKYAHTFPTNVELRTIKTYAMAGTTMSGGFTMELNTSMVLLPEKPMKARMYDPRVGYFTTDYTDYDANPQGVKTASLINRWRLEPKPEDLEKYKRGELVEPQKPIVFYIDPTTPKKWIPYLIQGVNDWNAAFEQAGFKNAISARLAPTPEEDPSFDLEDARHSAIIYKPSTMSNASGPSIADPRTGEIIESHINWYHNVMKLIHNWYMIQCGAVDPRARKMEFDDDLMGQLIRFVSSHEVGHTLGLRHNFGASAMVPVEKLRDKAYVEANGHTPSIMDYARFNYVAQPEDHISEAGLFPRIGDYDKWAIEWGYKYYDEFKTPEEEVPFLNKLTIEKLKNKRLLFGTEIGTNDPRYQNEDLGENAMIASEYGIKNLKRILPQLIEWTKTPNEGYDNLKDMYTALNAQFDRYLVHVMKNIAGVYTTAKTSDQPGDVFERVPASRQREAMKFLDRNVFTTPIWMYNAEVLNRTGQSFMTITAERQEGVIQYLIGKYRMTRMIEAEASGDKDVYTITEFFKDLNYGIDKELYTHQPIDVYRRNLQKSYVENLISIIKPPAAMPYFGAADSPNGPPSQSDNAPLKSQSSDMSSVIKSQLHYQQKLIKADLPFVKDEMTRSHLLDLNDRITEALSVK from the coding sequence ATGATCAACAGAGTTATAATCATAACTTTCTGTTTGGCGGGAATAGGTGCAAGCTATGCACAGCCACATAAAGAGAAATCGCAATCCAATACAGTTGCAACACCAGCAGATACGGCAAAGAAACCGGCAAAAGTCAAGGTACGCCCATATAAAGATGTAGTTACAGCCGATGCAATAACAACGAAGGGGCTGATAACAATTCATAAAATTGATGACCGTTATTTATTTGAAATACCTTATGCTATTTTCAATAAAGATCTGCTGATAATGAGCCGCATTGCAGCTGCTTCTGCGGATATGCGAATAGGCAGGGGAGGCGATGGTTATGCCGGTGACCCGATCGGCGGAACTATTATCCAGTTTGAAAAAGGGCCGGCAAATAAGTTGTTCATCCGTAAAATGTCTTATTCCGAATATTCTAAAGATAGTACACAGGCCATGTATGCATCGGTTAAGCGAAACACAATGCAGCCTATTGTGGCCGCATTTCCTATAGCGGCCTATAAACCAGACTCAACAGCAGTAGTTGTAGATATGACCGATTATATCAATTCTGATAATGATCTTTTTTATTTTGGTTCGGCTATACAAAAGCAATTATTACATATAGGCAACCAGCAAAATGATCGCAGCTATGTTAAATACGCGCACACATTTCCAACCAACGTTGAGCTAAGGACGATTAAAACCTATGCTATGGCAGGTACAACCATGAGCGGTGGTTTTACCATGGAACTGAATACCTCCATGGTCCTGTTACCCGAAAAGCCAATGAAAGCCAGGATGTATGATCCGCGTGTTGGTTATTTTACAACAGATTATACAGACTATGATGCTAACCCGCAGGGTGTTAAAACTGCCAGTCTGATAAATCGCTGGAGATTGGAACCTAAACCTGAAGATTTGGAGAAATACAAAAGAGGTGAGTTGGTAGAACCACAAAAACCCATTGTATTTTATATCGACCCAACTACACCTAAAAAATGGATCCCTTATTTAATTCAGGGTGTTAATGACTGGAATGCTGCATTTGAACAGGCTGGTTTCAAAAATGCTATTTCGGCCCGGTTAGCGCCAACGCCTGAAGAAGATCCTTCTTTTGACCTGGAAGATGCCCGTCACTCGGCCATTATTTATAAGCCATCTACCATGTCAAACGCAAGCGGCCCAAGCATTGCTGACCCACGCACCGGCGAGATTATTGAAAGCCATATTAACTGGTACCATAATGTGATGAAGCTGATCCATAACTGGTATATGATTCAATGCGGAGCAGTTGATCCAAGAGCCCGAAAGATGGAGTTTGATGATGATCTGATGGGCCAGCTTATTCGTTTTGTATCATCTCATGAAGTTGGGCATACCCTGGGGCTGCGCCATAATTTTGGGGCAAGCGCGATGGTTCCTGTTGAAAAACTGAGAGATAAAGCCTATGTTGAAGCGAACGGGCACACCCCTTCAATTATGGATTACGCCAGGTTTAATTATGTGGCACAACCCGAAGATCATATAAGCGAAGCAGGCTTATTTCCACGTATTGGCGATTATGATAAATGGGCTATTGAATGGGGCTACAAATATTATGATGAGTTTAAAACCCCCGAGGAGGAAGTGCCGTTTTTAAACAAACTGACCATTGAAAAGCTAAAAAACAAACGTTTATTGTTTGGCACAGAGATCGGTACCAATGATCCGCGTTATCAAAATGAAGATTTAGGTGAGAATGCCATGATTGCCAGCGAATACGGTATAAAAAATTTGAAACGTATTTTACCGCAATTAATTGAATGGACAAAAACTCCGAACGAAGGGTACGATAATTTAAAAGACATGTATACTGCTTTGAATGCGCAGTTTGATCGTTACCTGGTTCATGTTATGAAAAATATAGCGGGTGTTTATACCACAGCAAAAACATCTGACCAGCCAGGAGACGTTTTTGAACGTGTGCCTGCAAGCCGACAAAGAGAGGCTATGAAATTTTTGGATCGTAATGTGTTTACTACGCCTATATGGATGTATAATGCAGAGGTGCTTAACCGGACAGGGCAGAGCTTTATGACCATCACAGCTGAACGCCAGGAAGGGGTGATACAATATTTAATTGGAAAATACCGTATGACCAGGATGATTGAGGCAGAGGCGAGCGGAGATAAAGATGTTTATACCATAACTGAGTTTTTTAAGGATTTGAACTATGGTATTGATAAGGAACTGTATACTCACCAGCCTATAGATGTTTACAGGCGAAACCTGCAAAAGAGCTATGTTGAAAATTTAATCAGCATAATTAAGCCTCCTGCTGCAATGCCTTATTTTGGTGCTGCAGATAGTCCAAATGGGCCACCCTCGCAATCAGATAATGCACCATTAAAGTCTCAATCCAGTGATATGTCATCAGTAATCAAATCACAATTACATTACCAGCAAAAGTTGATCAAAGCAGATCTTCCATTTGTTAAAGATGAAATGACCAGAAGTCACTTATTGGATTTGAATGATAGAATTACAGAGGCGCTTAGTGTTAAATAA
- a CDS encoding response regulator transcription factor, whose product MENETISVAIVDDHTLFRKGIASLLAEFKEITILFEAANGIQLRQKISDVGIPQVILMDINMPLMDGYESTSWLKTHHPEVKVLALSMFEDDQPVIRMLRCGAGGYLLKESKPVELLSAIQTIHKHSYYLNEMVSGKLIRSLQGDANSDSFKSGLSPNEATFLTHCCSELTYKEIADQMNLSPYTIDNYRDALFKRYQIKSRTGLALLALQHELVDIKRLFK is encoded by the coding sequence ATGGAAAATGAAACGATTTCGGTGGCTATAGTCGATGACCATACCCTTTTCAGAAAGGGCATTGCCAGTTTGCTGGCAGAATTCAAGGAGATCACCATACTGTTTGAGGCGGCCAACGGTATCCAGCTCCGGCAAAAAATCAGCGACGTGGGCATACCGCAAGTCATCCTGATGGATATCAATATGCCCCTGATGGACGGCTATGAAAGTACCTCCTGGCTGAAAACCCATCACCCGGAAGTAAAAGTGCTCGCATTAAGTATGTTCGAAGATGACCAGCCGGTCATCCGAATGCTCCGCTGCGGCGCAGGCGGCTATTTGCTGAAAGAATCCAAACCCGTGGAGTTGCTGAGCGCCATACAAACGATCCATAAGCATAGCTATTACCTGAACGAAATGGTCAGCGGGAAACTGATCCGTTCACTACAGGGCGATGCCAACAGCGATAGTTTTAAATCCGGGCTTTCACCCAATGAAGCCACCTTTCTGACACATTGTTGCTCCGAACTGACCTACAAGGAAATAGCCGACCAGATGAACCTCAGCCCCTACACCATTGACAACTACCGGGATGCACTGTTCAAACGCTACCAGATCAAATCCAGGACAGGACTGGCCCTACTCGCGCTACAGCATGAACTGGTCGATATCAAACGATTATTTAAATAA
- a CDS encoding TetR/AcrR family transcriptional regulator, with product MKNKDLTKQKIIDAVGEVFKTEGQKGLYIVRIAKEAGVDRSLIYQYFGRDIKRLIEAYIVQKDYWLKFFEKINEEVGKRNHEAGKDLIIDVLQKQWQYLSTDMEMQHLILWELSGDSELMRSIHNTRELMAEPILELADQKFKDTIVQFRPIAVLLLGGIYYANVHSIYNGSIICGMDVRSKEGQKTLLKAIQQIIEWAYEHAA from the coding sequence ATGAAAAACAAAGATTTAACCAAGCAAAAGATTATTGATGCTGTAGGTGAAGTATTTAAAACTGAAGGACAAAAAGGCCTATACATTGTCCGTATTGCCAAAGAAGCCGGTGTAGACAGATCATTGATTTATCAATATTTTGGCAGAGATATTAAAAGGCTGATTGAAGCATATATCGTACAGAAGGACTACTGGTTGAAATTCTTTGAAAAGATAAATGAAGAAGTTGGTAAAAGAAATCATGAAGCAGGGAAAGATCTCATCATTGATGTTTTGCAAAAGCAATGGCAGTACCTTTCTACTGATATGGAAATGCAGCATTTAATCTTATGGGAGTTATCTGGCGATAGTGAGTTGATGAGAAGCATTCATAATACCAGGGAGCTTATGGCTGAACCTATACTCGAATTGGCCGATCAGAAATTTAAAGATACGATTGTGCAATTCAGACCTATTGCCGTATTATTATTAGGTGGTATTTATTATGCTAATGTACATTCCATTTACAATGGAAGCATCATCTGCGGTATGGATGTCAGATCAAAGGAAGGTCAGAAGACTTTACTGAAAGCCATTCAACAAATTATTGAATGGGCCTATGAGCATGCCGCCTAA
- a CDS encoding RagB/SusD family nutrient uptake outer membrane protein, whose product MKKYIVALVVVGSLITSSCRKYVEIPAVGMHALKYTSDYQDLLNNTSVLEHSYSFPLVSSDDVSIDSIKYQNSFTTQTADVQFVLTYTWAPTRYATNVESDVDWERFYQQIMICNNVSDGVMTSEGGTVTQKNAILALALVHRAYAYLNLVNLYAPPYNPSTASTDLGVPLLTTANLFASLKRPPLADVYAQIIKDLTTALPNLPDLPAYNSDPSKAAAYAILAETSLEMRNFTDAGTYAGKALALQSTLIDLNTYASAPGTLPGKLLDPETIFSKLSSGYNFNKVTLSGDLLTLLGTKDLRYILFTGLNFGTAAYGRSYYRQNYNSNQDVYIGPNVPEMMLIKAESAARANDPATAVSLLNALRKKRFTPADYTDLTASNAADALALVINERRRELFGRGFRWFDMRRLNQDAAFAKTYTRVFKSVTYTLEPNSARYTYQIDNKYILLNPEIVQNP is encoded by the coding sequence ATGAAAAAATATATAGTTGCCCTTGTGGTCGTGGGCTCCCTGATCACAAGCTCGTGCCGTAAGTATGTAGAAATACCTGCGGTAGGAATGCATGCGCTTAAATATACTTCTGATTATCAGGATCTTTTGAATAATACATCTGTTTTAGAGCATTCATACAGTTTTCCCTTAGTTTCGTCTGATGATGTAAGTATTGATAGTATAAAGTATCAAAATTCATTCACTACGCAAACAGCAGATGTTCAATTTGTATTGACTTATACCTGGGCACCTACCCGCTATGCCACAAACGTAGAATCAGACGTTGACTGGGAGCGTTTTTATCAACAGATCATGATCTGTAATAATGTATCCGATGGGGTAATGACGAGTGAAGGTGGTACCGTAACACAAAAAAATGCCATATTAGCACTGGCCCTGGTTCACCGGGCCTATGCTTACTTAAACCTGGTAAATTTATATGCTCCTCCATATAATCCATCTACCGCCTCCACTGATCTGGGCGTTCCCTTGCTTACTACTGCAAATCTTTTCGCAAGTTTAAAAAGGCCGCCTTTAGCTGATGTTTATGCACAAATCATTAAGGATTTAACAACAGCATTGCCAAATTTGCCTGATCTGCCTGCTTATAACTCAGATCCATCCAAAGCTGCTGCATACGCAATATTGGCCGAAACCTCATTAGAAATGAGAAACTTTACCGATGCAGGTACTTATGCTGGTAAGGCACTTGCATTGCAAAGCACTTTAATAGACTTAAATACCTATGCTTCGGCCCCCGGGACTTTACCCGGAAAGCTGCTTGACCCGGAAACCATTTTCTCAAAGTTAAGTAGTGGATACAATTTCAATAAGGTGACATTAAGCGGTGATCTGTTAACGCTTTTAGGTACAAAAGATCTGCGGTACATATTATTTACCGGGTTAAATTTTGGAACTGCAGCTTACGGGCGTAGTTATTACCGTCAGAATTATAATAGCAATCAAGATGTATATATCGGGCCAAACGTTCCTGAAATGATGCTGATTAAAGCCGAAAGTGCAGCCCGTGCAAACGATCCGGCCACGGCGGTAAGCCTGCTAAATGCGCTGCGTAAGAAGCGTTTTACGCCGGCTGATTACACAGATCTGACGGCAAGTAATGCTGCTGATGCGCTTGCACTGGTTATTAATGAGCGCAGGAGGGAATTATTTGGCCGCGGTTTTCGCTGGTTTGATATGAGAAGACTTAATCAGGATGCAGCGTTTGCCAAAACCTATACAAGGGTATTTAAAAGTGTTACTTACACACTTGAGCCTAACAGCGCGCGCTATACTTATCAAATTGATAATAAGTACATTTTGTTAAATCCGGAGATCGTTCAGAATCCATAA
- a CDS encoding SusC/RagA family TonB-linked outer membrane protein has translation MKLTTLIMIIAMVQASASSYSQQVNLNVNNAPLEKVLKVIKSQTGYVFFYDNKDLQNTNISVQLKNASIDETLSACFKNLPLSFKIINKNIVISHKDESLTQKVIRFFTPPHEVTGTVLGEDGKPIPGVTVMVKGTSNATATDEYGRFRLQAVNDDAILVFNNIALESLEVNVDGKIDLKVALKAKNTQLEEVKVLSNGYEKISPERATGSFGYVSSAEIEKTPAINLMERLQGKVPGVNFDVRKNTINIRGTNTYNGGNASQPLIVIDGFPMIDETAGGQALTEISNTTSSGFAILSRLNPNDIESITFLKDAAAASIWGSRAANGVIVITTKKGRKKETTINFNANVGVSAPADLSQLHTMTSAQYVNLEQELFNKGYITDPANWASYGYYTFNYNPNNSEATEWMFKTQRGTATAAQRDSALAVLSGRSNKKQISEYLLQKAVTQQYNMAISGGGDNGTYYISANSTNDRPVFKSNDAQSYNLTANTTSDFFNKRLNISTGLAYTNNYSKTNQAASTALSNSSLGLRPYDMLVDNSGNSINRYVLYRPEVIDNFTSEGYLPWTYNAIDELNYSNSILKETRIRLNTALNVKILNWIDFTTSGSYQDNISNTGEEDQLNSYNARTLINTYTSIANGKLVYGIPLGGINHLTNASNDDYSVRGQFNVHQTWDNIHQLNLIAGSEIRQTQSTSNGRTLYGFNDDTYTSTYVNPTAYYNTVYPYQMSPGYSDGTITISKERYLSYYSNASYTFLNKYTASGSIRFDNYSAQGVSDQQKAIPLWSSGLKWDVKREDFMQNVKPVNDLSLRLTYGSGGTIPGTGLNTVILNGSNSDTYTGKTYTSISSPANNELTWETTKQLNAGVDMALLDSRILLTFDVYRKRSYGILAQLPYDATYGWSSVLFNAGTLSSHGLEFGLQGAIVQQKNWGWNSSFTFSYNTDVVTDARFTKTSSINLVGSSTPINGYPLDYLFVYRWAGLDNTGNSQIYDHNGNIVSSTTGNSNLTSADLKYAGRTTPPYFGGWSNDFRYESFTLNVQMVYKMGYKFLKYSIGNYPANASTSNPFTGVLGTEADLAYRWRNPGDEAFTNVPGLGASTNSINRYQYSDILVRDASQVRLQQVALSYALPHNIVMHTPFKALSGSISARNLGLIWRANKDGIDPDYVNTTSYNNLPPAKNFVFGINASF, from the coding sequence ATGAAATTGACTACCCTGATAATGATTATAGCAATGGTGCAGGCAAGCGCCAGCAGCTATAGTCAGCAAGTCAACCTTAATGTAAATAATGCCCCTTTAGAAAAAGTATTAAAGGTCATTAAAAGTCAAACAGGCTATGTGTTTTTTTATGATAACAAGGATCTGCAAAACACCAATATCAGTGTACAGCTTAAAAATGCATCGATTGATGAAACGCTAAGCGCATGTTTTAAGAATTTGCCATTATCCTTTAAGATAATAAACAAGAACATCGTCATCAGTCATAAGGACGAGTCATTAACGCAGAAGGTTATCCGTTTTTTTACGCCCCCTCATGAGGTTACCGGCACCGTATTAGGTGAGGACGGTAAACCGATACCGGGTGTTACCGTAATGGTAAAAGGCACAAGCAATGCAACTGCGACGGATGAATATGGAAGGTTTAGGTTGCAGGCCGTTAACGATGACGCCATTTTGGTTTTCAATAATATAGCCTTGGAAAGCCTTGAAGTAAACGTGGATGGCAAAATTGATTTAAAAGTTGCTTTAAAAGCTAAAAATACCCAGTTAGAAGAGGTTAAGGTTTTATCAAACGGATATGAAAAAATTTCTCCGGAACGGGCGACAGGATCATTCGGGTATGTGTCTTCGGCAGAAATTGAAAAAACACCGGCAATTAATCTGATGGAACGCCTGCAAGGAAAAGTGCCGGGTGTTAATTTTGATGTCCGCAAAAATACCATCAACATCAGGGGAACAAATACCTACAATGGGGGTAATGCGTCACAACCCTTAATTGTTATTGATGGTTTCCCGATGATTGATGAAACAGCAGGTGGGCAGGCGCTTACTGAAATAAGTAATACTACTTCGTCAGGATTTGCCATATTATCCAGACTTAACCCTAATGATATTGAATCAATCACATTTTTGAAGGATGCAGCAGCAGCGTCAATATGGGGCTCAAGGGCAGCAAATGGCGTGATTGTAATCACTACCAAGAAGGGGAGAAAAAAAGAAACAACCATCAATTTCAATGCGAATGTAGGTGTTTCTGCACCTGCTGATCTGTCACAGTTACATACGATGACAAGTGCCCAGTATGTTAACCTGGAGCAGGAGCTTTTTAATAAAGGTTATATTACCGATCCGGCTAATTGGGCCAGTTACGGATATTATACGTTTAATTATAACCCCAACAACAGCGAAGCCACAGAGTGGATGTTCAAAACACAGCGCGGAACTGCAACAGCGGCACAGCGTGATTCTGCGCTGGCTGTACTATCGGGCAGAAGCAATAAAAAGCAGATCAGTGAATACTTATTACAAAAAGCCGTTACACAACAGTACAATATGGCAATTTCAGGCGGCGGGGATAATGGCACTTATTACATATCAGCCAATTCCACTAATGATCGCCCCGTGTTTAAAAGCAATGATGCACAGAGCTATAATTTAACGGCAAATACTACCAGTGATTTCTTTAATAAACGTTTAAACATCTCAACAGGATTAGCTTATACTAATAACTATAGTAAAACTAACCAGGCCGCCAGCACTGCGCTAAGTAATTCGTCACTTGGTTTAAGGCCCTATGATATGTTGGTAGACAATAGTGGCAACTCCATAAACAGGTATGTGTTATACAGGCCTGAGGTTATTGATAACTTCACCAGTGAAGGATATCTGCCATGGACGTATAACGCCATTGATGAACTGAATTATTCCAACAGCATTCTTAAAGAAACCAGGATTAGGTTAAATACTGCACTAAACGTTAAAATATTAAACTGGATTGATTTTACTACCAGCGGATCTTATCAGGATAATATTAGTAATACAGGCGAAGAAGATCAATTAAACAGTTATAATGCACGTACTTTAATTAATACTTATACCAGTATAGCCAACGGTAAATTAGTTTATGGAATACCTTTAGGCGGCATTAATCATTTAACCAATGCGAGTAATGATGATTATTCCGTACGTGGCCAGTTTAATGTTCATCAAACCTGGGATAATATCCATCAGTTAAATTTGATTGCAGGGTCAGAAATCAGGCAAACGCAATCTACCAGTAACGGCCGCACGCTGTATGGTTTTAATGATGATACCTATACATCTACCTATGTGAATCCGACGGCATATTATAATACAGTTTACCCATACCAAATGAGTCCGGGTTATTCAGACGGGACCATAACTATTAGCAAAGAGCGGTATTTATCATACTATTCTAATGCCTCCTATACTTTCCTGAATAAATATACGGCCAGTGGCTCCATAAGGTTTGACAATTACAGTGCGCAGGGGGTTTCAGATCAGCAAAAAGCAATTCCGCTATGGTCATCAGGCTTAAAATGGGACGTAAAGCGGGAGGATTTTATGCAAAATGTTAAGCCCGTAAATGATTTAAGCCTGCGTCTGACTTACGGATCAGGAGGAACTATTCCCGGGACAGGTTTAAATACGGTGATCTTAAACGGATCAAATTCGGATACCTATACAGGCAAAACTTATACAAGCATTAGTTCACCCGCTAATAATGAATTAACCTGGGAAACCACCAAACAATTGAATGCAGGTGTTGACATGGCCCTGTTAGATAGCCGTATATTATTAACCTTTGATGTTTATCGCAAAAGGTCATATGGTATATTAGCTCAATTGCCTTATGATGCTACTTACGGATGGTCAAGCGTGCTGTTTAATGCCGGGACATTAAGTAGCCACGGATTAGAGTTTGGCCTGCAGGGAGCAATTGTTCAACAAAAAAATTGGGGATGGAATTCCAGCTTCACTTTTTCATACAATACCGATGTTGTAACTGATGCCCGCTTTACCAAAACCAGCAGCATTAACCTGGTTGGCTCTTCGACCCCGATTAATGGTTATCCATTGGATTACCTGTTTGTTTACCGTTGGGCCGGGTTAGATAATACCGGTAATTCTCAAATTTATGATCATAATGGAAATATCGTTTCATCAACCACCGGTAATTCCAACTTAACATCAGCCGACTTGAAGTATGCAGGGCGCACAACGCCACCTTATTTTGGCGGATGGAGTAATGATTTCAGATATGAGAGCTTTACACTTAATGTGCAGATGGTTTATAAGATGGGGTATAAATTTTTAAAGTATTCCATCGGAAACTATCCGGCTAATGCAAGCACCTCTAACCCTTTTACAGGTGTATTGGGTACTGAAGCAGATTTGGCTTATCGCTGGAGGAATCCCGGGGATGAGGCATTTACCAATGTTCCGGGATTAGGGGCCAGCACTAACAGTATAAACAGGTATCAATATTCAGATATACTGGTTCGTGATGCAAGCCAGGTTCGTTTACAACAAGTGGCCTTATCGTATGCTTTACCCCATAACATAGTAATGCATACGCCATTCAAAGCGCTTTCAGGCAGTATCAGCGCTCGTAATTTAGGGCTGATCTGGAGAGCCAACAAAGATGGCATAGACCCGGATTATGTAAATACAACAAGCTACAATAATTTGCCCCCGGCAAAGAATTTTGTATTTGGTATTAATGCCTCATTTTAA
- a CDS encoding ComEC/Rec2 family competence protein: MKQQCDQLLRHVAVICLLLLSSLAAQPQSVVIHHIDVGQGDATFIVARDGAGNISRTVLIDGGLKRCGQTIINYLTGTLHITHINAVIASHYDNDHVGGLAVILTNAVGIVIDSVFDRGDILFPHPAKGAAYRTAAIAYGNRRATLIPGKSLVLFYDNTGGTHTIQLSCLCVNGSVYNPNGNFNAVSTIANPDENDLSTGFLLTYGKFRYLTCGDIGGKHGQQAGTCAGTYGCNFADLETNVIGQSGPVSAYKINHHGSRCSTNAAWVSGAKAAVAIISSGRNGTYKHPRPEVIALLQTDPDMQAYYMTSEQDYYQRLGNKGVLNNPHQPAIDLSVQKETNHVDITTTCNFSVGAQVYTIN, translated from the coding sequence ATGAAACAACAATGTGATCAGCTGCTCCGCCATGTTGCAGTTATATGCTTGCTGTTATTAAGCAGCCTGGCAGCTCAGCCGCAGTCGGTGGTCATCCACCATATCGATGTAGGCCAGGGCGATGCAACTTTTATCGTAGCGCGGGACGGTGCAGGCAATATCAGCCGGACCGTACTGATCGATGGTGGTCTGAAGCGCTGTGGCCAAACCATTATTAATTACCTTACAGGAACGCTGCATATCACACATATCAACGCGGTGATCGCCTCACATTATGATAATGATCATGTGGGCGGTCTCGCCGTGATCCTTACGAATGCCGTCGGTATCGTCATCGACAGCGTATTTGACCGGGGCGATATTTTGTTCCCGCATCCTGCCAAAGGCGCCGCCTACCGAACCGCAGCCATTGCCTACGGAAACCGGAGGGCTACGCTGATACCCGGTAAGTCACTGGTACTCTTTTACGATAATACCGGCGGTACGCACACCATCCAGTTGTCCTGTCTTTGTGTGAACGGCTCCGTCTATAATCCGAACGGCAATTTTAACGCGGTTAGCACGATTGCTAACCCGGACGAAAATGATCTTTCTACGGGTTTCCTGCTGACTTACGGGAAGTTTCGATACCTGACCTGCGGGGATATCGGTGGGAAGCACGGTCAGCAGGCGGGCACCTGCGCAGGTACCTATGGCTGTAATTTCGCTGATCTGGAAACAAATGTGATCGGCCAGTCCGGGCCCGTCAGCGCTTATAAGATAAACCACCATGGTAGCCGTTGTAGTACCAACGCCGCATGGGTCAGCGGTGCGAAAGCCGCTGTGGCCATCATTTCCAGCGGACGGAATGGGACCTATAAGCATCCGCGCCCTGAAGTGATCGCGCTGCTGCAGACTGATCCGGATATGCAGGCTTATTACATGACCAGCGAACAGGACTATTACCAGCGGCTCGGCAATAAGGGGGTGCTCAATAACCCTCACCAGCCCGCGATCGACCTGTCGGTACAAAAGGAAACCAATCATGTAGATATCACCACTACCTGCAACTTTAGCGTGGGCGCGCAGGTTTACACCATTAATTAA